In one Procambarus clarkii isolate CNS0578487 chromosome 29, FALCON_Pclarkii_2.0, whole genome shotgun sequence genomic region, the following are encoded:
- the LOC138369638 gene encoding chloride intracellular channel protein 6-like, which translates to MSLDTGMSEGAGMIEDTGVRKITRMSVETVMSEDTRMSVDAGMSVDAGMSVDAEVSEDTGMSVDGGISVDTGMNVDAGMSVDTRMSVDARMSVNTGVSVDTGMSVDAGMSVDAGISVYAVMSVDTGMSVDAGISVYAVMSVDTGMSVDAGMSVDAGISVDAGMSVDT; encoded by the coding sequence ATGAGTCTGGACACTGGGATGAGTGAGGGTGCTGGGATGATTGAAGACACTGGGGTCAGAAAGATCACTAGGATGAGTGTGGAAACTGTGATGAGTGAGGACACTAGGATGAGTGTGGAcgctgggatgagtgtggacgCTGGCATGAGTGTGGACGCTGAGGTGAGTGAGGACACTGGGATGAGTGTGGACGGTGGGATAAGTGTGGACACTGGGATGAATGTGGAcgctgggatgagtgtggacACTAGGATGAGTGTGGACGCTAGAATGAGTGTGAACACTGGGGTGAGTGTGGACACTGGGATGAGTGTGGAcgctgggatgagtgtggacgCTGGGATAAGTGTGTACGCTGTGATGAGTGTGGACACTGGGATGAGTGTGGACGCTGGGATAAGTGTGTACGCTGTGATGAGTGTGGACACTGGGATGAGTGTGGAcgctgggatgagtgtggacgctgggataagcgtggacgctgggatgagtgtggacACTTGA
- the LOC138369639 gene encoding chloride intracellular channel protein 6-like: MSEDSAMSVYTGMCVDAWMSEDTGMSVDIGISMDVGMSVDTVMSVYGGISVDTGMSVDTGMTVDAGMSVDAGISMDAGMSMDSGLSVDAGMSVDAGMSVDAGMSVDTGMSVDAGMSEDRGMSVDKGMSVDTGMSVVHWDE; the protein is encoded by the coding sequence ATGAGTGAGGACTCTGCGATGAGTGTTTACACTGGGATGTGTGTGGATGCTTGGATGAGTGAGGACACTGGAATGAGTGTGGACATTGGGATAAGTATGGACGTCGGAATGAGTGTGGACACTGTGATGAGTGTGTACGGTGGGATTAGTGTGGACACTGGGATGAGTGTGGACACTGGGATGACTGTGGAcgctgggatgagtgtggacgCTGGAATAAGTATGGACGCTGGGATGAGTATGGACTCTGGGTTGAGTGTGGAcgctgggatgagtgtggacgctgggatgagtgtggacgctgggatgagtgtggacACTGGGATGAGTGTGGACGCTGGAATGAGTGAGGACAGAGGGATGAGTGTGGACAAGGGGATGAGTGTGGACACTGGGATGAGTGTGGTACACTGGGATGAGTGA
- the LOC138369640 gene encoding chloride intracellular channel protein 6-like has translation MSVDAAMSVDTGMNVDAWMSVDTWMSEDTGMSVETVMSVETVMSVDAGMSVDTGMIVGSGMSEDTGMSEDIGVSVDAGTSVDAWMIDDTWMSVDAGMSVDAGMSVDAGMSENTGMSVTLG, from the coding sequence ATGAGTGTGGACGCTGCGATGAGTGTGGACACTGGGATGAATGTGGACGCTTGGATGAGTGTGGACACTTGGATGAGTGAGGACACTGGGATGAGTGTGGAAACTGTGATGAGTGTGGAAACTGTGATGAGTGTGGAcgctgggatgagtgtggacACTGGGATGATTGTGGGCTCTGGGATGAGTGAGGACACTGGGATGAGTGAGGATATTGGGGTGAGTGTGGACGCTGGGACGAGTGTGGATGCTTGGATGATTGACGACACTTGGATGAGTGTTGAcgctgggatgagtgtggacgctgggatgagtgtggacgCTGGGATGAGTGAGAACACTGGAATGAGTGTGACCCTGGGATGA
- the LOC138369641 gene encoding processed variable antigen-like, whose product MSMDGEMSEDDGMCVDAGMSLDARVSEDAWMSEGTEMSEDTGMSVDDGITVDTGMSEDTEMNVDSGMSVDSGMSEDTGMSEYTRMSVDVGMSVDTGMSENTGMSMGTGMSLDTGMSVDAWMSLDAGKSEDTTMSVRDLISVDTWMRKDTGMSEEAMMSEDTGMSEDTGMSEDTGMREKAGMCLDAGMSYETELSEDAGMSEDTEMSEGTGMSEDTGMSEDTGMSEDTGMSEDAGMSEDTGMRAVVRMSVDAEMSVDTEMSENTGMSENTGMSEVTGMSEDTGMSVGVGMGLDSGMSEDTEMSEETGMSIDTEMSVDTRMNVDTGMSEDTGDECGR is encoded by the coding sequence ATGAGTATGGACGGTGAGATGAGTGAGGACGATGGGATGTGTGTGGACGCTGGGATGAGTCTCGACGCTAGGGTGAGTGAGGACGCTTGGATGAGTGAGGGCACTGAGATGAGTGAAGACACTGGGATGAGTGTGGACGATGGGATTACTGTAGACACTGGGATGAGTGAGGATACTGAGATGAATGTGGACTCTGGGATGAGTGTGGACTCTGGGATGAGTGAGGACACTGGGATGAGTGAGTACACTAGGATGAGCGTAGATGTAGGGATGAGTGTGGACACTGGGATGAGTGAGAACACGGGGATGAGTATGGGCACTGGGATGAGTTTGGACACTGGGATGAGTGTGGACGCGTGGATGAGTTTGGACGCTGGGAAGAGTGAGGACACTACGATGAGTGTAAGAGATTTAATAAGTGTGGACACTTGGATGAGAAAGGACACTGGGATGAGTGAGGAAGCTATGATGAGTGAGGACACTGGGATGAGTGAGGACACTGGGATGAGTGAAGACACTGGGATGAGAGAGAAAGCTGGAATGTGTTTGGACGCTGGAATGAGTTATGAAACTGAGCTTAGTGAGGACGCTGGGATGAGTGAGGACACTGAGATGAGTGAGGGCACTGGGATGAGTGAGGACACTGGGATGAGTGAGGACACTGGGATGAGTGAGGACACTGGGATGAGTGAGGACGCTGGGATGAGTGAGGACACTGGGATGAGAGCGGTCGTTCGGATGAGTGTGGACGCTGAAATGAGTGTGGACACTGAGATGAGTGAGAACACTGGGATGAGTGAGAACACTGGGATGAGTGAGGTGACTGGGATGAGTGAGGACACTGGGATGAGTGTCGGCGTTGGAATGGGTTTGGACTCTGGGATGAGTGAGGACACTGAGATGAGTGAGGAAACTGGGATGAGTATTGACACTGAGATGAGTGTGGACACAAGGATGAATGTTGACACTGGGATGAGTGAGGACACTGGGGATGAGTGTGGACGGTAG
- the LOC123765119 gene encoding uro-adherence factor A-like — protein sequence MSVDGGLSVDTGMSEDAGMSVDTGISEDTDMSEDTGISVNAGMSVDTGMSEYSMMSEDDGLSENAEMSEDAGITVEAGMSEDTGMSVDSGMSEDTGMSVDSGMSEDTGMSVDSGMSEDAVMSADIGMSVDSGMSVDTGMSEDTVMNVDASMSVDGRMRVDGGLSVGTGISEDAGMSVDTGMRLNTVMSKDSGMSVDSGMSVDTGMSVDTGISEDAGMSEDAGMSKDTRRCVDTGMSEETGISVDSGMSVDTGMSEYLRMSEDDGLSENAEMSEDARISVDAGMSENTRMSEDAGISGHWYECGR from the coding sequence ATGAGTGTGGACGGTGGGTTGAGTGTGGACACTGGGATGAGTGAGGACGCTGGAATGAGCGTGGACACTGGTATAAGTGAAGACACTGATATGAGTGAAGACACTGGGATAAGTGTGAATGCTGGGATGAGTGTAGACACTGGGATGAGTGAGTACTCTATGATGAGTGAGGACGATGGGTTGAGTGAGAACGCTGAGATGAGTGAGGACGCTGGGATAACTGTGGAAGCTGGGATGAGTGAAGACACTGGGATGAGTGTGGACTCTGGGATGAGTGAAGACACTGGGATGAGTGTGGACTCTGGGATGAGTGAGGACACTGGGATGAGTGTGGACTCTGGGATGAGTGAGGACGCTGTTATGAGTGCGGACATTGGGATGAGCGTGGACTCTGGGATGAGTGTGGACACTGGGATGAGTGAGGACACTGTTATGAATGTGGACGCTAGCATGAGTGTGGACGGTAGGATGAGGGTGGACGGTGGGTTGAGTGTGGGCACTGGGATTAGTGAGGACGCTGGGATGAGCGTAGACACTGGGATGCGTTTGAACACTGTGATGAGTAAGGACTCTGGAATGAGTGTGGACTCTGGGATGAGTGTGGACACTGGGATGAGTGTGGATACTGGGATAAGTGAGGACGCTGGGATGAGTGAGGACGCTGGGATGAGTAAGGACACTAGgaggtgtgtggacactggtatgAGTGAAGAAACTGGGATAAGTGTGGATTCTGGGATGAGCGTAGACACTGGGATGAGTGAGTACTTAAGGATGAGTGAGGACGATGGGTTGAGTGAGAACGCTGAGATGAGTGAGGACGCTAGGATAAGTGTGGACGCTGGGATGAGTGAAAACACTAGGATGAGTGAGGACGCTGGGATAAGTGGACACTGGTATGAGTGTGGACGATGA
- the LOC138369642 gene encoding processed variable antigen-like, whose product MSLNAGMSEDTGLSVDGGMSVDIRMSVDGGMSVDTAISKDIGMRDDARMSEEAGMCVDAGMSEDAWMSEGTGVSEDTGVSVDAGITVDTGMCEDTGMSVDAGMSVDIGISEDTGMSEDTGMS is encoded by the coding sequence ATGAGTCTAAACGCTGGGATGAGTGAGGACACTGGATTGAGTGTGGACGGTGGGATGAGTGTGGACATTAGGATGAGTGTGGACGGTGGGATGAGTGTCGACACTGCGATAAGTAAGGACATTGGGATGAGAGATGATGCTAGGATGAGTGAGGAAGCTGGGATGTGTGTAGACGCTGGGATGAGTGAGGACGCTTGGATGAGTGAAGGCACTGGGGTGAGTGAAGACACTGGGGTGAGTGTGGACGCTGGGATTACTGTGGACACTGGGATGTGTGAGGACACTGGGATGAGTGTGGAcgctgggatgagtgtggacATTGGGATTAGTGAGGACACGGGGATGAGTGAGGACACTGGGATGAGTTAG
- the LOC138369643 gene encoding processed variable antigen-like: protein MSEDTGMSVDAGMSEGIGMRLDAGMSEDPGTSVENGMSEEAGMSVVTAISEDSGMNEDAGVSEDTGMSDDAGKSVDAGVSGDAEKGVDTGMSEDIGKSEDAGMSEDTGMSEQAGISMDTGMSEDTLMSVNAWMSVDTWISVDAGMSEDDGMSEDIGISLDSWISVDAGKLRTLG from the coding sequence ATGAGTGAAGATACTGGGATGAGTGTGGACGCTGGGATGAGTGAGGGCATTGGGATGAGGCTAGACGCTGGAATGAGTGAGGACCCTGGGACAAGTGTGGAAAATGGAATGAGTGAGGAAGCTGGGATGAGTGTGGTCACTGCGATAAGTGAGGACAGTGGAATGAATGAGGACGCTGGGGTGAGTGAGGACACTGGGATGAGTGATGATGCTGGGAAGAGTGTGGACGCTGGGGTGAGTGGGGACGCAGAGAAAGGAGTGGACACTGGGATGAGTGAAGACATTGGGAAGAGTGAGGATGCTGGGATGAGTGAGGACACTGGGATGAGTGAGCAGGCTGGTATCAGTATGGACACTGGGATGAGTGAGGATACTTTGATGAGTGTGAATGCTTGGATGAGTGTGGACACTTGGATAAGTGTGGACGCTGGGATGAGTGAGGACGATGGGATGAGTGAGGACATTGGGATCAGTTTGGATTCTTGGATAAGTGTGGACGCAGGAAAATTAAGGACATTGGGATGA
- the LOC138369644 gene encoding chloride intracellular channel protein 6-like: protein MSVDAGMSEDTGISEDTLISVKVGMSVDAGMSENAGMSVDAGTRVGAGMSVDAGISENAGMSVDAGTSKEAGISVDAGMSVDAGMSEDAGISVDAGISEDIGMSVDAGISVDAGMNKDIGMSVGTKIRMDAGISVDARMSVDAGISEDVG from the coding sequence atgagtgtggacgCTGGAATGAGTGAGGACACTGGGATTAGTGAGGACACTCTGATAAGTGTTAAAGTTGGGATGAGTGTTGACGCTGGGATGAGTGAAAAcgctgggatgagtgtggacgctgggacgagagtgggagctgggatgagtgtggacgCTGGGATAAGTGAAAAcgctgggatgagtgtggacgCTGGGACGAGTAAGGAAGCTGGGATAAGTGTGGAcgctgggatgagtgtggacgCTGGGATGAGTGAGGACGCTGGGATAAGTGTGGACGCTGGGATTAGTGAGGACATTGGGATGAGTGTGGACGCTGGGATAAGTGTGGACGCTGGGATGAATAAGGACATTGGGATGAGTGTTGGAACTAAGATCAGAATGGACGCTGGGATAAGTGTTGACGCCAGAATGAGTGTAGACGCTGGGATAAGTGAAGATGTAGGATGA
- the LOC138369645 gene encoding processed variable antigen-like, translating into MSEDTRMSEETGMSGDTGMSGDTGMSEKAGMSEYIGMSLDTGISVDPGMSVDPGMSMVTTMSVDPGMSMVTTMSVDAGMSVETGMCVDPGMSMVTTMSVDAGMSVETGMCVDTGLSVNAGMSVDAGMSEDMGMSVMLG; encoded by the coding sequence ATGAGTGAAGACACACGGATGAGTGAGGAAACTGGGATGAGTGGGGACACTGGGATGAGTGGGGACACTGGGATGAGTGAGAAAGCTGGGATGAGTGAGTACATTGGCATGAGTCTGGACACTGGGATAAGTGTGGACCCTGGAATGAGTGTGGACCCTGGGATGAGTATGGTTACTACAATGAGTGTGGACCCTGGGATGAGTATGGTTACTACAATGAGTGTGGACGCTGGGATGAGTGTGGAGACTGGGATGTGTGTGGACCCTGGGATGAGTATGGTTACTACAATGAGTGTGGACGCTGGGATGAGTGTGGAGACTGggatgtgtgtggacactgggttGAGTGTGAACGCAGGGATGAGTGTAGACGCTGGGATGAGTGAGGACATGGGGATGAGTGTGATGCTGGGGTAA